The following proteins are co-located in the Lentibacillus sp. JNUCC-1 genome:
- the mvk gene encoding mevalonate kinase, producing the protein MSAEKAATTEKTATGVAHSKLILIGEHAVVHGQPAIAIPFPLVGVEAVVEYVPGTVKIDSTFYYGPMYHAPENLQGIVNCMTETMKYLGIPEEDLLIRIHSSIPPGKGLGSSASVAIAVVKSLFAYADKPYTEAELLKMANVAETYAHGSPSGIDTLTITSETPVWYEKESPFDHIKLSDDFHFIVADSGRVGDTRQSVESVARLLKKTPQKIQSKIDRIGELTHQAKHALEKAGKQLLGHLLNEAQKELEALGVSDAGLNRLIYFARQEGALGAKLTGGGNGGCIIALAKNELHSAQISEKLKKLGATAVWSFSLKRDDSHDGHTRSL; encoded by the coding sequence ATGAGCGCAGAAAAAGCTGCAACAACGGAAAAGACAGCAACAGGGGTTGCCCACAGCAAACTGATCTTAATCGGTGAGCATGCGGTTGTACACGGACAACCAGCTATCGCAATCCCATTTCCACTTGTTGGTGTTGAAGCTGTTGTTGAATATGTCCCTGGAACTGTCAAAATCGACAGCACGTTTTACTATGGTCCAATGTATCATGCACCGGAAAACCTGCAAGGCATTGTGAACTGCATGACGGAAACGATGAAGTATCTTGGTATACCGGAAGAAGATCTGCTGATCCGCATTCACTCTTCCATCCCGCCGGGGAAAGGGCTTGGGTCTAGCGCGTCTGTAGCAATTGCTGTTGTGAAATCGTTGTTCGCATACGCTGACAAGCCTTATACAGAAGCAGAGCTTCTGAAAATGGCAAATGTCGCCGAGACGTATGCCCATGGTTCGCCCAGCGGAATTGACACATTGACAATAACTTCTGAGACGCCGGTTTGGTATGAGAAAGAAAGTCCGTTTGACCATATTAAGTTAAGTGATGACTTTCATTTCATTGTGGCAGATTCGGGGCGTGTGGGTGATACCCGGCAATCCGTTGAATCGGTTGCCCGCCTCCTTAAGAAAACGCCGCAGAAGATTCAATCGAAAATCGACAGAATCGGTGAATTAACCCATCAGGCAAAACATGCACTGGAAAAAGCAGGTAAGCAACTTCTGGGACATCTTTTAAACGAAGCGCAGAAAGAACTGGAAGCACTTGGTGTCAGTGACGCCGGGCTGAACAGGCTCATCTATTTTGCCCGTCAAGAAGGCGCACTCGGCGCCAAACTGACAGGCGGCGGTAATGGCGGTTGTATTATAGCGTTGGCTAAAAACGAACTTCACTCCGCCCAAATATCAGAAAAGCTTAAAAAACTGGGAGCAACGGCAGTCTGGTCTTTTTCATTAAAAAGAGATGATTCGCATGATGGCCATACACGGTCATTGTAG
- a CDS encoding universal stress protein: protein MKHIVFATDGSESSDRAGEMARDYLQAWPEAKLTVLYVTARENYTYDLVSEAVDQHEAKVAEQIKANMVDHLFEAWKDRVEFVHEVGHPSSTICRVGREKDADLIIVGSHGRGFIDRAIVGSVARAVLNRTHLPVLVAR from the coding sequence ATGAAACACATTGTATTTGCGACAGATGGCTCAGAGTCGTCTGATCGTGCAGGGGAAATGGCGCGGGATTATTTGCAAGCGTGGCCCGAAGCCAAGCTTACGGTTCTCTATGTGACAGCTCGAGAGAATTATACCTATGATCTGGTCTCAGAGGCCGTTGATCAGCATGAAGCAAAAGTGGCTGAACAGATCAAAGCAAATATGGTGGATCATCTTTTCGAAGCGTGGAAAGACCGGGTTGAATTTGTTCATGAAGTCGGGCACCCGAGCTCCACCATTTGCCGTGTAGGACGCGAAAAGGATGCCGATTTGATTATTGTTGGCAGTCATGGCCGGGGATTCATCGACCGGGCCATTGTCGGCAGTGTCGCACGCGCTGTCCTAAACCGCACCCACTTGCCGGTACTCGTTGCCAGATAA
- a CDS encoding LysR family transcriptional regulator, whose translation MDQHLLVFITVAEKENFSRAAEELHMTQPAVSQYIRTFEENIGTRLLERTNKYVRLNKAGEIVYHHGKEIIGLYEKMQRLVDDMANKASGPLSVGASYTFGEYVLPHIIADLQHHYPGIKPSITIGNTADVAEAVKRHELDIGIVEGHFKQEQHMEKEVFAEDRMVIIASPDHPLAQKNKPIALTELENETWVLREVGSGTREAAESLFKQFGVTPRHMINFSSTQPIKEAVGAGLGISLLSEWAIQREVISGDLLPIDAEGLPVKRQFSVVTASPFRTKALQAFMELLHGNKLLKE comes from the coding sequence ATGGATCAGCATTTGCTCGTCTTTATTACAGTCGCAGAAAAGGAAAACTTCTCCCGAGCTGCAGAAGAATTGCATATGACTCAGCCAGCCGTCAGCCAGTATATTCGAACATTTGAAGAAAATATCGGTACAAGACTGCTTGAGCGCACCAATAAATACGTCCGTCTCAACAAAGCAGGTGAGATTGTTTACCACCACGGAAAAGAAATTATCGGCTTATATGAAAAAATGCAAAGACTAGTGGACGATATGGCCAACAAAGCAAGCGGTCCCTTGTCAGTAGGTGCCAGCTATACATTTGGCGAGTATGTGCTCCCCCATATTATTGCTGATTTACAACATCACTATCCCGGAATCAAACCTTCAATCACAATCGGCAATACAGCAGATGTAGCTGAAGCTGTTAAAAGGCATGAACTGGACATTGGGATTGTGGAAGGGCATTTCAAACAGGAACAGCATATGGAGAAGGAGGTTTTTGCGGAGGATCGCATGGTAATCATCGCATCCCCTGACCATCCGCTTGCTCAAAAAAATAAACCAATCGCTTTAACGGAATTAGAAAATGAAACATGGGTGCTTCGAGAAGTGGGATCAGGGACACGAGAGGCCGCAGAAAGCTTGTTTAAACAGTTTGGCGTCACACCCCGTCACATGATTAACTTCTCCAGCACGCAGCCCATTAAAGAGGCAGTTGGAGCGGGGCTTGGCATCAGTTTGTTATCAGAGTGGGCTATTCAAAGAGAAGTGATTAGTGGAGATCTTCTGCCTATTGACGCAGAAGGGTTGCCCGTTAAAAGACAGTTTTCTGTAGTAACAGCTTCACCTTTTCGGACAAAAGCGCTTCAGGCATTTATGGAGCTGCTTCACGGGAACAAATTGCTCAAAGAATAA
- a CDS encoding hydroxymethylglutaryl-CoA reductase, degradative, with product MKTSRIPGFYNMDVEERRQLLQKMNVVSDEHADYLFSKEPLSLDTADHMVENVIGTFPLPLGLGLNFLINNKEYIVPMAIEEPSVVASASHIAKIVRTAGGFKTEATDRVMIGQIQVVGCEDMTAAKDALLSARDELIAAANEAYPSLVKRGGGAEDFDVRLLNASSDSPYTQMLIAHIYVNTCDAMGANIVNTMVESLAPSVESITKGKVYLRILSNLPDRCLARAKCVIPPSLLASEGFSGEEVRDGVVLAYEFADSDPYRAVTHNKGTMNGIDPVVIATGNDWRAVEAGAHAYAARHGHYGSMTKWSVDQDGNLVGELELPMSVGTVGGSINVHPMSKLSLELLDVESASELGQVMVAVGLAQNLGALKALVTEGIQKGHMALHSRSVAVAAGATGEMVDMISKQMIEAEDIRVGKAQQLLEVYKR from the coding sequence ATGAAGACGTCTAGGATTCCTGGTTTTTACAATATGGATGTAGAGGAACGGAGACAGCTGCTGCAGAAAATGAATGTCGTTTCAGACGAACATGCAGATTATTTATTTTCTAAAGAGCCTTTGTCTTTGGATACAGCAGATCACATGGTCGAAAACGTTATAGGGACTTTTCCGCTTCCGCTCGGTCTTGGTCTGAACTTTTTGATCAATAATAAAGAATATATTGTTCCCATGGCCATTGAGGAGCCTTCTGTTGTTGCCTCAGCCAGCCATATTGCAAAAATTGTTCGGACAGCGGGCGGCTTTAAAACAGAAGCTACGGACAGGGTTATGATTGGACAAATACAAGTAGTCGGCTGTGAAGACATGACAGCCGCAAAAGATGCCCTGCTGAGTGCACGCGATGAGCTCATTGCCGCTGCGAATGAAGCATATCCGAGTCTTGTCAAACGCGGAGGAGGGGCTGAAGACTTTGATGTGCGTCTGCTGAACGCGTCGTCTGATTCACCTTATACACAAATGCTTATTGCGCATATATATGTAAATACCTGCGATGCAATGGGGGCGAATATCGTCAATACGATGGTAGAATCACTTGCGCCTAGTGTAGAAAGTATCACAAAGGGGAAAGTATACTTACGGATCTTATCAAATTTGCCTGACCGCTGCCTGGCACGTGCTAAATGTGTCATCCCGCCATCGCTTCTTGCAAGCGAAGGATTCTCGGGAGAAGAGGTTCGGGATGGGGTCGTATTGGCGTATGAATTCGCTGATTCAGATCCGTATCGTGCCGTTACCCATAATAAAGGCACTATGAATGGTATTGACCCCGTCGTCATAGCAACAGGAAACGACTGGCGGGCGGTAGAGGCTGGCGCACATGCCTATGCTGCCAGACATGGTCATTATGGGTCCATGACAAAATGGTCTGTGGATCAAGACGGGAATTTGGTAGGTGAACTTGAACTGCCGATGTCAGTTGGAACAGTGGGCGGTTCAATAAATGTCCACCCGATGTCGAAGTTGTCGCTTGAACTTCTTGATGTAGAGTCTGCAAGCGAACTTGGTCAAGTCATGGTGGCTGTCGGGTTGGCTCAGAACCTCGGAGCCTTGAAAGCACTTGTGACAGAAGGAATTCAAAAAGGGCATATGGCTCTTCACTCTCGTTCTGTTGCCGTTGCGGCCGGAGCTACAGGGGAGATGGTAGATATGATTAGTAAACAAATGATTGAAGCAGAAGATATCCGTGTAGGTAAAGCACAACAATTACTGGAAGTGTACAAACGATGA
- a CDS encoding phosphomevalonate kinase, whose amino-acid sequence MSNLPLTVKAPGKLMIAGEFAVLEPHYKLIVMAADRYVSTTVEESDTNTITLENFGLENIQWFYTDGAVTMASEDNRFRYTASALEMVCNYLQEQRIAIRSIHLTIKSELDDPSGKKYGLGSSAAVVTSVISAMLHAHLNETPDPKLVFKLAAVTHVVVQGNGSGADVAASAYGGFIEYVSFQADWLIDQFEKTTTLTQLIETPWEYLSIQPFKLPEHIHMAIGWTGSPASTGQLVNQILSLKKRNPVAYTRFLKASQEAVNAFIHGAQSNDIALLQQGVLNNRIALARVGSDAGVEIETHMLAVLSDLAEAEGGAGKSSGAGGGDCGIAFMTTKAQVDRLSASWHEAGIESLPLKMAPRGAAITNKPN is encoded by the coding sequence GTGTCGAACTTGCCGCTTACAGTAAAAGCACCTGGAAAATTGATGATCGCGGGAGAGTTCGCGGTTCTGGAGCCTCATTACAAGTTAATTGTAATGGCTGCTGACCGCTATGTCAGTACAACCGTCGAAGAAAGCGATACCAACACCATCACCCTCGAAAACTTTGGATTGGAAAATATCCAATGGTTCTATACGGATGGAGCCGTCACAATGGCTTCTGAAGACAACCGGTTCCGTTACACGGCCTCTGCTTTAGAAATGGTTTGTAATTATTTGCAAGAACAGCGCATTGCCATACGTTCGATTCATTTAACAATCAAAAGTGAATTGGATGATCCAAGCGGGAAGAAATATGGACTCGGTTCGAGTGCGGCGGTTGTGACGTCTGTCATTTCAGCTATGCTTCACGCCCATCTCAATGAAACACCGGATCCAAAGCTGGTGTTTAAACTGGCGGCAGTTACTCATGTGGTTGTTCAAGGCAATGGATCAGGCGCCGATGTAGCCGCATCAGCTTATGGCGGCTTTATCGAATATGTATCATTTCAAGCTGACTGGCTGATTGATCAATTTGAAAAAACAACCACGTTGACTCAGCTTATTGAAACACCTTGGGAATACCTGTCTATTCAACCATTTAAGCTGCCGGAGCACATTCACATGGCTATCGGCTGGACGGGTTCACCTGCTTCAACAGGCCAGTTGGTGAACCAGATTCTTTCACTGAAAAAGAGAAACCCTGTAGCTTACACTCGCTTTTTGAAAGCCAGCCAAGAAGCGGTCAATGCATTCATCCATGGTGCTCAAAGTAATGATATAGCACTTCTGCAGCAAGGCGTCCTGAATAATCGCATAGCTTTGGCGCGTGTAGGCAGTGATGCTGGTGTGGAAATTGAAACACATATGCTGGCTGTCCTCAGCGATCTTGCTGAAGCAGAAGGCGGGGCAGGGAAGTCATCGGGAGCTGGAGGCGGTGACTGTGGCATTGCATTCATGACAACAAAAGCACAAGTCGATCGTCTCAGTGCATCGTGGCATGAAGCAGGGATTGAAAGTTTGCCGCTGAAGATGGCGCCACGAGGAGCTGCAATAACAAACAAACCAAACTGA
- a CDS encoding YwaF family protein, whose product MSSVFGNPVGTPFSLFGQNHLIVLAVYIAGLILLIVYPKKLIAHPSMVQGIRWALFAILTLAEVSYQIWAVVHGVWNARGYLPLHLCGIAGLVAATALLTYHKKLIQITYFIAFIPALLAVLTPELIYDFPHYRFWKFFIHHMAISWSGLFLILTSQVAITWRSMWTSYAYLLVYAALVGFFINPWLNANFLFLARATSAFTLLNFLGSGVWYYVNLCLITLGAFSLLVPFSRLIKK is encoded by the coding sequence GTGTCATCTGTGTTTGGCAATCCGGTCGGAACACCTTTTAGTCTTTTTGGGCAGAATCATTTGATCGTCCTGGCAGTGTACATTGCTGGCCTCATACTGCTGATTGTTTATCCAAAAAAGCTGATAGCGCATCCTAGTATGGTGCAAGGTATTAGATGGGCGTTATTTGCCATATTGACCTTGGCTGAGGTGTCCTACCAAATATGGGCCGTTGTCCATGGGGTATGGAACGCCAGGGGGTATTTGCCACTGCACCTATGCGGCATTGCAGGACTTGTTGCTGCAACCGCACTTCTGACCTATCACAAAAAGCTCATTCAAATCACTTACTTCATCGCTTTCATACCTGCATTACTTGCTGTGTTAACCCCTGAACTGATCTATGATTTCCCTCATTATCGGTTTTGGAAATTCTTCATCCACCATATGGCCATCTCCTGGTCAGGACTCTTCCTTATCCTGACGTCACAAGTTGCGATTACATGGCGATCTATGTGGACCTCATATGCCTATTTACTCGTTTATGCAGCTTTAGTAGGCTTTTTCATTAACCCTTGGCTCAATGCAAATTTCTTATTCCTCGCCCGAGCCACCTCCGCCTTCACACTCTTGAACTTTCTCGGCAGCGGAGTCTGGTATTATGTGAACCTTTGCCTCATTACGTTGGGTGCCTTTTCCCTACTCGTCCCTTTTTCCAGATTGATTAAGAAGTAA
- a CDS encoding YibE/F family protein — MNAVAQYIKNITPKQMIMAVLAMLTVAGSIIFVHHNYSLYNRPIAHVLETSITETTSVTDRRGNEDHIYTQEIIAELKNSDYKGKRIRLVNDYSDSGAYDHEFKAGNDVFVSIDKESLEKNTLTGGITDVKRDHYLLIIVWIFFLTLLLVGRKQGLFAGISLAVNIILLSYALDIYVSTGVNLLIICGLTAIIFTVLSLLVINGFNEKTYAAIVATLLGTSMSLLITFLALWITNENGLRYEEMQFLTRPYTLVFLAGLFIGSLGAVMDVAISIAAALFELYEKDHNISAEALKKSGFDIGKDIMGTMTNILFFAYISGSIPMLIVYIKNFSPLDFTLSVNLSLELARALAGGIGIVLTIPIGLYTTLFFIERRRAKQ; from the coding sequence ATGAATGCTGTGGCCCAGTATATTAAAAATATAACACCAAAACAGATGATCATGGCCGTTTTGGCAATGTTAACGGTGGCAGGTTCAATTATTTTTGTCCACCATAATTACAGCTTATACAACCGTCCGATCGCGCATGTGCTGGAAACGTCCATTACAGAAACGACGTCCGTCACAGATCGCCGCGGAAATGAAGATCACATTTACACACAAGAAATCATAGCGGAATTAAAAAACAGCGATTATAAAGGAAAACGAATCCGCCTCGTAAATGACTATTCTGACTCAGGTGCCTACGATCATGAATTTAAGGCTGGAAATGATGTGTTCGTTTCAATTGATAAAGAATCGCTCGAAAAAAACACACTGACTGGCGGGATCACTGATGTAAAGCGTGATCATTATTTATTAATCATTGTATGGATCTTTTTCTTAACCTTACTCCTAGTTGGACGGAAACAAGGCCTATTTGCCGGCATCAGTCTAGCAGTGAATATCATACTTCTTTCGTACGCGTTGGATATATACGTGAGCACCGGTGTTAACTTGCTTATTATTTGCGGCCTCACAGCCATCATTTTCACCGTGTTATCGCTCTTGGTGATTAACGGCTTTAACGAAAAAACGTATGCTGCCATCGTGGCAACCTTATTAGGCACCTCTATGTCGTTACTTATTACCTTTCTGGCTTTATGGATTACCAATGAAAACGGTTTGCGCTATGAAGAGATGCAATTTCTTACTCGGCCGTATACGCTTGTGTTCTTGGCAGGGCTGTTTATCGGTTCGCTCGGAGCAGTCATGGATGTAGCTATCTCCATCGCCGCTGCACTCTTTGAACTCTATGAAAAAGACCACAATATATCAGCGGAAGCTCTGAAAAAGTCAGGGTTCGACATTGGAAAAGACATTATGGGAACGATGACCAACATTTTATTTTTCGCTTATATCAGTGGTTCAATTCCGATGCTGATTGTGTATATTAAAAACTTCTCTCCACTAGACTTTACGTTATCTGTGAATCTGTCACTGGAGCTGGCACGAGCACTCGCTGGAGGGATCGGTATTGTCCTAACGATTCCAATTGGTTTATATACGACACTGTTTTTCATTGAACGAAGGAGGGCTAAGCAGTGA
- the fabI gene encoding enoyl-ACP reductase FabI, whose translation MSNLLKDKNIVVMGVANQRSIAWGITRSLHNAGANLIFTNRQERSYKKLTKLLDDNDITPKAIVTCDVASDESIESAFNEIKEKVGVIHGVVHSVAFANRDELQGEYADTSRNGFLLAQEISAYSLVAVTKAAKPLMTEGGGIVTQTYLGSERVIKDYNVMGVAKASLEASVRYLAEDMGKYGVRVNAVSAGPIRTLSAKGVAGFNEKFSVIEEKAPLRRNVDQDQVGDATLFFLSDLSRGVTGEVMHVDSGYHIIGG comes from the coding sequence ATGTCAAATCTTTTAAAGGATAAAAACATTGTTGTTATGGGCGTTGCGAATCAGCGCAGCATCGCCTGGGGCATCACGAGATCTTTACATAATGCCGGGGCTAATTTAATTTTTACCAACCGGCAGGAGCGGTCATATAAAAAACTGACCAAACTCCTTGATGATAATGACATTACGCCTAAAGCCATTGTAACGTGTGATGTTGCAAGTGATGAAAGCATCGAGTCAGCTTTTAATGAAATCAAAGAAAAAGTCGGAGTGATCCATGGAGTGGTTCACTCAGTTGCATTTGCCAATCGTGATGAGCTTCAAGGTGAGTATGCCGATACATCACGGAATGGCTTTCTGCTTGCACAAGAAATCAGTGCGTATTCCCTTGTGGCTGTGACGAAAGCTGCTAAGCCTCTGATGACAGAAGGTGGCGGTATTGTGACGCAAACCTATCTTGGTTCAGAGCGCGTGATTAAAGATTATAATGTGATGGGGGTTGCCAAAGCATCTCTTGAGGCGAGTGTCCGCTACTTGGCCGAGGATATGGGTAAGTACGGCGTCCGTGTCAATGCAGTATCAGCCGGACCAATTCGCACCCTATCTGCCAAAGGTGTTGCTGGTTTTAACGAAAAGTTCTCTGTTATTGAAGAAAAAGCACCGTTGCGCCGAAATGTCGACCAAGACCAGGTGGGAGATGCTACGCTGTTCTTCTTAAGCGACTTGTCTCGTGGAGTGACAGGAGAAGTGATGCACGTGGATTCCGGCTACCATATTATTGGAGGCTAA
- the mvaD gene encoding diphosphomevalonate decarboxylase, giving the protein MKATAKAHTNIALIKYWGKRNEQLILPTNNSLSLTLDGFYTETTVHFRSDLAQDIFYLNDTVVTGEAYNRVTHFLNLVREQFGHKKLYADVRSVNAVPTAAGFASSASGFAALASASVKALGADVENDELSRLTRRGSGSACRSIYGGFVEWEKGTKEDGSDSFAVPIAPADHWDVRVAAAVLNPTEKKVSSRAGMKRTVDTSLFYQGWLDGIPQDLADIKAGIADRDFEKVGSIAEANCLRMHATTLGANPPFTYWNYLTMQVMETVRELREQGIPAYFTIDAGPNVKVLYLPENEARVEHALRELSGVNDVILSRAGGPVTYQN; this is encoded by the coding sequence ATGAAAGCAACAGCTAAGGCGCATACAAATATTGCCTTGATAAAATATTGGGGGAAGCGCAATGAACAGCTGATATTGCCGACCAATAACAGCCTTTCCCTGACACTTGATGGATTTTATACGGAAACGACTGTCCATTTCCGTTCAGATCTGGCACAGGATATTTTTTACTTGAATGACACGGTTGTGACTGGAGAAGCGTACAACCGTGTAACTCATTTTCTTAACTTGGTACGAGAACAGTTCGGTCATAAAAAGCTGTATGCAGATGTGCGTTCTGTCAATGCAGTTCCGACAGCAGCGGGGTTTGCTTCGTCCGCTTCAGGATTTGCGGCGCTTGCTTCAGCCTCTGTTAAAGCACTTGGTGCTGACGTTGAAAATGATGAGTTGTCACGGTTAACCCGCCGCGGCTCAGGTTCAGCATGCCGTTCTATTTACGGTGGTTTTGTTGAGTGGGAGAAAGGCACAAAGGAAGACGGCTCTGATTCGTTTGCCGTTCCTATTGCTCCGGCTGATCACTGGGATGTCCGCGTTGCAGCGGCTGTTTTGAATCCTACAGAGAAAAAGGTTTCAAGCCGTGCCGGTATGAAACGGACTGTGGATACATCGCTGTTTTACCAAGGATGGCTCGATGGAATCCCGCAAGACTTAGCTGACATAAAAGCAGGTATTGCTGATCGTGATTTTGAGAAGGTCGGATCAATTGCAGAAGCCAACTGTTTGCGGATGCATGCCACCACACTTGGCGCAAATCCGCCTTTTACATATTGGAACTACCTGACCATGCAAGTTATGGAAACAGTGCGTGAGCTACGTGAACAAGGGATTCCTGCATATTTTACAATCGACGCCGGTCCGAATGTTAAAGTGCTTTATTTACCTGAAAATGAAGCGAGAGTAGAGCATGCACTTCGAGAGCTTTCCGGGGTTAATGATGTTATCTTAAGTCGGGCAGGCGGACCTGTTACTTATCAGAATTAG
- a CDS encoding NADP-dependent oxidoreductase — translation MMKAIVKQSRNPEDLAVVDMPIPDINENEMLVKMKAIGVGIHDGYFHASDVTYPYTIGIEGAGIIEKTGDNVAEYGLGDRIAFVSMMQPKGGTWAEYAVLDKNSLIFAIPEQMDFTEAAAIPVAGNTVIKALSSFNMERGGTLFIAGASGAIGTFAIQLAKSRGYQVAASASSKNHEYMRSLGADKTVDYRDEDWIEQVRAWALGEGVDAALAIQPNTAYDSMQTVKNGGKVVTVSGERVAGERGIEVEQVSHQVDIKQSLNNMVHDIANKEMQLTIEHVYPFEDGIKALQKTVTRHAQGKAVIKVD, via the coding sequence ATGATGAAGGCGATTGTTAAGCAAAGCAGAAATCCAGAAGATCTGGCAGTTGTTGATATGCCGATTCCTGACATAAATGAAAATGAGATGCTGGTGAAGATGAAAGCAATTGGGGTAGGGATTCATGATGGGTATTTTCATGCATCTGATGTGACCTATCCGTACACCATTGGCATTGAAGGAGCTGGTATCATTGAAAAAACCGGTGACAATGTGGCGGAGTATGGATTAGGTGATCGTATTGCTTTTGTCAGTATGATGCAGCCTAAAGGTGGTACTTGGGCAGAATATGCAGTTCTAGATAAGAATTCACTAATTTTCGCAATCCCCGAGCAAATGGATTTCACTGAAGCAGCGGCTATTCCTGTAGCCGGAAATACGGTGATCAAGGCGTTGAGCAGTTTTAATATGGAACGTGGCGGGACGTTATTCATTGCCGGCGCTTCAGGCGCGATCGGCACATTTGCTATACAGCTGGCTAAAAGCAGAGGCTATCAAGTCGCAGCTTCCGCTTCCAGCAAAAATCATGAATACATGCGTTCCCTGGGTGCGGATAAAACCGTTGATTACCGTGACGAAGACTGGATTGAACAGGTTCGGGCATGGGCACTAGGAGAGGGCGTGGACGCCGCCCTGGCCATCCAGCCCAATACCGCTTATGACAGCATGCAGACGGTGAAAAACGGTGGTAAAGTCGTCACAGTCTCAGGCGAGCGTGTTGCAGGGGAAAGAGGCATTGAGGTTGAGCAAGTGTCACATCAGGTCGACATTAAGCAATCTCTAAACAATATGGTGCATGACATTGCCAATAAAGAGATGCAGCTTACGATTGAACACGTTTATCCGTTCGAAGACGGAATCAAGGCTTTGCAAAAAACGGTAACACGTCATGCACAAGGTAAAGCAGTGATAAAAGTGGATTAA
- the rocF gene encoding arginase, translating into MNKQISLIGMPMDLGQLRRGVDMGPSAMRYAGITEQLKALNYTIYDQGDIPVERPDTYETAVDEKLKHLEQITAANEKLARLVDKEVEEGRFPLVLGGDHSIAIGTLAGVSKHYENLGVIWYDAHGDLNTDKTSPSGNIHGMPLAASLGLGAEQLTHVLDYAPKVKPENLVIVGARDLDPGEKSLIREKGIKVYTMHEIDRMGMSQVMSETIAYLKERTDGVHLSLDLDGLDPSEAPGVGTPVIGGLSYRESHLAMEMLAEADILTSAEFVEVNPILDEKNKTAKVAVGLVGSLFGEKLK; encoded by the coding sequence ATGAACAAGCAGATTTCATTAATTGGCATGCCTATGGATCTGGGTCAGCTCAGACGCGGTGTTGACATGGGACCAAGTGCCATGAGATATGCCGGTATTACAGAACAATTGAAAGCGTTAAATTATACCATATACGATCAGGGCGATATCCCTGTGGAACGTCCTGATACATATGAAACCGCCGTTGACGAGAAGCTGAAGCACCTGGAACAGATTACAGCTGCCAACGAAAAATTGGCACGTCTTGTTGACAAGGAAGTAGAGGAAGGGCGATTCCCGCTTGTTTTGGGTGGTGACCACAGCATTGCGATTGGAACGCTGGCCGGTGTTTCAAAGCACTATGAGAACCTCGGAGTCATCTGGTATGATGCTCACGGTGATCTGAATACAGATAAAACCTCCCCTTCTGGCAATATCCATGGCATGCCGCTCGCAGCAAGTCTTGGACTTGGAGCTGAACAGCTGACACATGTCCTTGACTATGCCCCAAAAGTGAAACCAGAAAATCTTGTTATTGTCGGAGCAAGGGATTTAGATCCAGGGGAAAAATCCCTCATCAGAGAAAAAGGTATTAAAGTGTATACGATGCACGAAATCGATCGAATGGGTATGTCTCAAGTCATGAGCGAAACGATCGCTTATTTAAAGGAACGGACGGACGGGGTACATTTAAGTCTTGATCTTGACGGACTGGACCCTTCAGAAGCACCTGGCGTCGGCACGCCGGTGATCGGCGGCTTGTCTTACAGGGAAAGCCATCTCGCCATGGAAATGCTTGCAGAAGCTGATATTCTGACTTCAGCTGAATTCGTGGAGGTTAATCCAATTCTCGATGAGAAAAACAAAACTGCAAAAGTTGCAGTTGGCTTGGTCGGTTCTTTATTTGGAGAAAAGCTTAAATAG
- a CDS encoding aspartyl-phosphate phosphatase Spo0E family protein, translated as MDISTLAEKIASARQEMIALGLQYGLNSAPVLEASEYLDGLLNEYRSLITEKEKASDTIKHQ; from the coding sequence ATGGATATATCCACTCTTGCAGAGAAAATTGCCAGCGCAAGGCAAGAAATGATTGCGTTAGGCCTTCAATATGGTCTGAATTCAGCGCCAGTCCTTGAAGCAAGTGAATATCTGGATGGTCTATTGAATGAATACCGCAGCTTAATAACTGAGAAGGAAAAGGCCTCTGACACGATCAAACATCAATAG